A window of Hordeum vulgare subsp. vulgare chromosome 5H, MorexV3_pseudomolecules_assembly, whole genome shotgun sequence genomic DNA:
GTAGCCCAAATCCGATACCAGACTATCCTTATCATAAACGAGACGTGTTACCGAAGCTAGCCAATACGAGTGAAGCCACCCGGCACAGATCGTGACCAACACACATCTCCCCTCTGTGAGTGGCGACACTACTCGCATACAACCTAGAGATCTACCCCTCGATAGCCTCAACTTCTGGAGCAACGACTACTCTGAATCCCTATGACGTAAGCATCGTTTCTCCTATGCCAACAAACCAAGCACCCTCACCTAATATGATTTCTTTACTAGTCCaaagccccacatatcaataataGTCTTTTTTACGCATTTTGTTCTTATTCATGCGTACTGAGGATCAACTTTccagtcggtcacccatcctagaactattcCAAACTAaacacgcttaacctgagagttctgttcgaatgagctcccgaaaaagaagaatttccttattgatatgagtagtctatcatccctaataagcgtgTGCAGTGCATGTGCCATgcagtgtgccacgacgggtcacaaacgtcatgaagaacatgactgcacacctgtccgcaaacatccatgtaaccgcgagggtcggctctgataccaacttgtaacgccccggacacatccgtcggcggtcgttactcatGGCGGGATCTAGAATGGCCccgcatatcaatactagtcttttctacgcactttgcCCTCACTCATGTGCACTCGGGATCAACTTTCCGGTAGGTCATCCAtcatagaactactccaagctgagcacgcttaacctgaaaGTTCTGTTCGAATAGGCTCCCGAAAAAGAAAGAATTCTTTATTGATATGACTAGTCTATTACCCCTAATAAGCCATGCTATTAGGAAACACTTTTTAGCCAACGAAACGAAGGAAACCATCCACTAAACCAAACACGAACCTACGCCATAAGATAAACCCTTGTCTAACCCAAGCTCTTTAAGAAGTCAAAAAAAATGTATCcatatatttaaaaaataaattaTTCAACGCTTTCAAAAAAGCATTCGTCTCATGTATAGAAAAACTATCTGTGGACTTTAAAAGATGTACACGAATTAAACAAAATTGTAAATTGAAAACTTGTTCTCAAAATTTTAGGAAGATTAAAAAAAACATACAttttatctatacctaataataaaattATTAGTGCTTCTCACGGTACGTCACATGAATTGCCTCAAAGTTATAAAAAATTATTCACCGATGTCACTtataaatgacaaaaaatatttcGTAGAGGAAAATCCCTGTCTAGGCCGGCCTATGGAGTAGGGACTTCCTATACTGCATCCTGCGCGCTGGGAGAAGACGCGGCGTGCCCGTTTGGACTGGCCAATGTACGTGCGGcctgtttttatattttattattttttatttttctttgttccTCCTTTAAAAAATTTGTTGGTAGAAAGATGCCTAAGGCATCATACATTAGTTAAACTATAAACAAAGCTGGATGCTAGAAAGAATATTGTATTCCCTCTTTTcctaaatatatttttttctaaaaaatttattagaggactacatacggagtaaaatgaatgaatctacactctaaaatatgtttatatacatcagtatgtagtcccttagtgaaacctttaaaaagacttatatttagaaatggagggagtatgatgCATGATCGAGATGAGTGGAGCCTCCACTACCATTGTAATCAAGAATCTTGTTTGTTTTTACAACACAAGTGGGTTGGACTTGAAACTAGATTATCTTACGAACAAATTTGCAACTTGTAAATGTAAATGTGTAGCTAATTTGGCATGTCATGCATGTGTCAACTAtggcacatgctgtgtgggttgGCCACCAGTCCGGTCATACCGCAGGAACGCCATGGTCGTCCAAtcggtgaagatcaagaaggaggagaccgaGAAGCAGCAGCCTGCTGCTACCTCTGCTGCTGGCGCCAACGGCTCCAACTTTGTCAAGGTGAGCATGGACGGCGCGCCCTACCTGCGCAAGGTGGAGGATCTCAAGATGTACAACACCTACAAGGACCTCTCCATTGCTCCGCACAAGATGTTCAGCACCTTCACCGCAACTGGTAAGATCCGTCACCGTCGGCACCAGAACCTGCAAGAGCATATTGTCAACTGATGTTAACGATTTTGCCTCAACTGGCATATTGTCAACTGCTTGAATTAACAAGTGTTACAATCATCAACTATTTTTTTTCCAGGGAATGAGGGGAAGATGGTGGAGGCAGTGAACGGTTCAGATGTTGTTACTACTTACGAAGACAAGAATGGCGATTGGATGCTTGTTGGAGACGTCCCATGGGAGTATGTTACTTCACTCTTGCGCCCCGTTATCTACTcgtgtactccctccatttcaaaatataagaccttttaaagatttcactaggagactacatacggagcaaaatgaatgaatctacactctaaaatatgtctaaatacatccgtatgtagtttgtagtgcaatctctaaaaggtcttatatttaggaacggagggagtatttacgaGCGCATGATTAGAACGCAATTAAACGAGGTCCACAGTTCAGTTTCTTTCGTTGGCTGATGATCAATTACCCTGCAGGATGTTTGTTGCTTCATGCAAACGCTTGAGGATCATGAAGGGTTCCGAAGCCATCGGTCTTGGTCAGTTTCTTCAGCAAAAGTTCTCTTACAGTTCAAGAGTAATATCTTAATTCTAACGTTCCCCATGGGACTTCTTTTTGTTTCAACGCCAAGGGCCAAGGACAAGTAAAAGGACAAGAGCTAAACATGGGGCAGTAAGAAGAGGACAACAGAGAGGGAAGGGGAGCAGTCGAGAGTGACTATGGTTTGGTCCGGAATAGGGTATATGTAAGGATCGAACTCGGCCAACCCGCCATGGCCGCCGTGTCCGGACTGCTCCATATCATCCTCATATATGTGCTGGGTTTGACGGGTGGCGAACCCGTACATTTAGGCTGGCTATGAGCGGTCCTGTTGGAAAAATGTTCGTCGAATGGTTGG
This region includes:
- the LOC123452174 gene encoding auxin-responsive protein IAA13-like isoform X2; this encodes MIEMSGASTTIVIKNLVCFYNTSGLDLKLDYLTNKFATCKCKCVANLACHACVNYGTCCVGWPPVRSYRRNAMVVQSVKIKKEETEKQQPAATSAAGANGSNFVKVSMDGAPYLRKVEDLKMYNTYKDLSIAPHKMFSTFTATGNEGKMVEAVNGSDVVTTYEDKNGDWMLVGDVPWEMFVASCKRLRIMKGSEAIGLAPRAKDK
- the LOC123452174 gene encoding auxin-responsive protein IAA13-like isoform X1, whose translation is MIEMSGASTTIVIKNLVCFYNTSGLDLKLDYLTNKFATCKCKCVANLACHACVNYGTCCVGWPPVRSYRRNAMVVQSVKIKKEETEKQQPAATSAAGANGSNFVKVSMDGAPYLRKVEDLKMYNTYKDLSIAPHKMFSTFTATGNEGKMVEAVNGSDVVTTYEDKNGDWMLVGDVPWEMFVASCKRLRIMKGSEAIGLGQFLQQKFSYSSRVIS